In the genome of Cynocephalus volans isolate mCynVol1 chromosome 10, mCynVol1.pri, whole genome shotgun sequence, the window CCCTCCTGATGGCCCCGTGGTGGCGGAAGTCATCCAGCCGTTAATCAGTCCCAGGGGCCGGTGGCTGGTTTTGAACTTGTGTTGACTGTTGATACTTATTTActgtataaatataatttatcatttgtATCATGATGCGGTTTCTGGCTGTGTCCTTCCCCGGCCCCGTCTCTATCAATCCTGTGCCACAGGACAGGGGTGGGTAGGCTAGGGAGCCAATTCCTGCCCAGAAGCCAGCTCTGCCTACCACGAATGAAGCCACCAGCCTGGTCCTGGTGCCTGTGTGAGCTGGGCACTTGGTGCCCCTGAACCTCGGGGAAAGCCTGCCCTTGGTGGAAGCATTGGCCCATCCCCACCCCTTCCTGCGTCCACCCTTGCAGGGCCTGCACATCAGTGGAGTTGAAAGTCTGCCAGCTCCAAGGCCGGGGTTCCCACTGCCACCTGGTCAGCAGGGTCCCAGAAGGAGCATGTGGAGGGAGCTGCCAGCCAACCCGCAGCTTCACTGGCAATAGCTGGCTGGTGCAGAGGGCCCAGGCCCTCTCAGAGCCTGTGATCAGAGGAGGGCAGCGCTGGAGGACAGAAGCTTGTTTCCAGGCAGCAGAGGTGGAAGAGGTGTTCAATTGTAGGAGAAGGCAGGGCATGGGTGGTCGGGGAGGTGCAGATGGGACGGTGGGTGGAGAGGCCTGAGATGGGCTGGAGGGAGGTCCTGGCCCTGtgctctggcctctgctcaggCTGCCGCTCCCTGGACTGCCCTGCAGCCCATCTGCTCTCTGCTGAGCACCTGGCTCCCAGAGGCCACTCGGGCGAGCAGATGAGCCTGGCCCTGCGGGGCTCAGCTGGGGTTTGAGGGGGTCCGTTCTGCACACGTGACGGGAGAAGAGGAGGGGTGTGTTGGGATGCTCCAGCCTATACTGCGGTAGCAAAGCTCCATGTCTTGGTGGCTTGACACAATATGAATTTATTCTCACAGTGGGTGACTCAGGGACCCAAGCTGCTTCCATCTTGAGACACTGCCATCCTCCACAGACAGCCCTGAAGGCTGCTTTCAGAGGGAAAAATTGAGAAGGGTCAAGTGTGGGAGATCTCTTACATGACTGCCACCCATGGTCCAGCACCAGAACTGTCCCAGGTCCCATCCAGACGAGGAATGGGAAAACGCAGACGCCCTCTGTGCCCAGGGGACGGCAAACGGGCTTGGTTCACACATGCCAGTTACTGTTGCAGTCGGTGCTCTTCCCACACACAGACCATACCGTCCCACTGCATCTCTGTGACCAGGTCAGAGCCCAGGTCCAGCAAGACAGAGCCTTCTCCAGCAAGGCAGGCCCAGCCTACAAACTAGAGACCCCTTCTCTGCACATTCCCCTGACAACAACAAACAGGGCAGCAGGGCTGAGTGGCCACTGCACACACTCCGTGGACCCACCTGGATGTGAGGGGCCTGGGAGATGCAGTCTTCCAGTGTGctcaggagaaaaggaaaggctgGTGAACACACGGCTTTTGTGACAGTGAGTGAGGGTGAGTCTGGGGCCTGGGGCCTGGACTGTCCATGGAGATGGTCACACGTGcctccctgctccccactccCCAGGCGCCTTCAGCCTCCAAAGCTCCTCACTGCATCGTTCTCCACCTTGGCAGGGGCTGAGGAATCTACTGAGGTGATGGTGACTTTCTGTGCCTTGGGGCTGGGGTACGCATTCATCCAAACTCAGCTGTGGCACACTTGAGATGTCTGCATTGCACGTAAATGTTCactcaaaataaaaacagtaaaaatattgCACTCTAGTTCATGATAAGCATGATGTCTGCAGTTTATTCTGAAATGCACTAAAAACAGGATGGTTTGAACGAGAGACGGACGTGTGGAAATGCAGGTGTAGGAAGATGATAATGGTAAAACCGAGGTGGTGGGCATGTGGTGTTCATTGTTAAGATTATTTCAACCTTTCTATGTTGAAACAGTTTAATAATGTTGGAAACAATTGGATAATAAATACAAGAGGGTGACCCAGTACATAAAGGCTGCTGACTGGCTGGGCAGATGCGCCCTGAGGCTGGAACATGGGCTTGACAGGTTTCAGGACAGTGATGGAAAAGAAGGCCAGTTGGCATGGGTGGGGGGGGACACGTGGCCAGAGAGCACGGCTGCTCAAGGAGCTGCCACAAAATGAGGCAGAGAAGCAGAGCAGCCCGTGAGGGGTCCAGGGCCTTTGCTTTGTGTAGTTGTTCTgtaatacaggttgagcatctctTATCCAAAACGCTGGGGACCATAAGTGTTTTGGAATTTGGATTTGCttgaattttggaatatttgcaaaatacatgcagttgagcatccctaaatCCAAAAATCAAACCCAAAATGCTCTGATGGGCGTTTCCTTTGAGTGTCGTATCAGTGctcaaaagtttcaaattttggagcatttcagatttctgggTTGGGGACACTCAACCTGTGTAAGTGATGTGGCGATCCTCTAGAGGAGGAGGACTCGTGGcgtgggaaggaggggagaacCCCCTTACGGGGGACACCTGTGAGAAGCCGGAGGGCACCAGGGTCTTGTACACACCTGAGGGGCAGTCTCAGGAGCAAACACAGGCTGGCCATGGACATGCTGGTGGGAGCCTGAGTGAGCTCTTCGTGGAGGGGCAGGGAGTGCCCTGAAGGTTTGAAGAGAAAAGGTGTGAGTTTTCTCAGACTGCAAAAGGAAGTTGTCTGAGGAAGTACACTGGGACTCTGGTGGCATTGAGGGCCACATGAGAGCTGGGCCATGGACCGACATGGGCCAGTCAGCAGGCCCTGGTGCCCAGGAAGATGCAGAGCAGGCGGTAGCTAACTATCCCAGGGCGAGGCCTGCACAGCGAGGTTGGAAAAaggagaggctcagagaagtgcaTGTTGAGTGACACCATGACTTCCAAACTGGATGGGAAGAAGCAAGGAGAGAGGGGCTGACGGGCGGCgaggagggggctggccagtggctcggAGGTCCCGAGTGGAAGGAAGGACTGTTGGAATGGGGATCGCGGGAAAGGGCCGCGTGGGGGGCTGGCAGTGGTGTGCGAGAGGGAAGCTTGGATCCAGATTTTGGAGGTGGTGCAGTCACAGTAGCAACGAGCGTGCTCTATGGGCTTGGGTGGCTGTGAGGAGTAGAGGTCAAGATATTGCAAGTGAGGAGGCTGAGGAAGAGGCCAGGTTGTTGGATCATCCACAAGGACAGCGATGTCACAGAATAGCTGGAGCAAAAGATGGTGAGCAAGGTAGTTAATCAGGTCTTTGGCGGACACCAGTAGCTGGTGACGTGGTCTGCTGGCTGGGGCTTCAGGAAGCTGTgatgggcagggaggagggaagcaGTCTGGAAATGCTCATGAGGGGCAAGGACCCCCAGCCCCCCATCTCTAGACTGTGGTACATGGGAGGAAAGAGATGCTGCTGAAGAGGGCTGCAGGGGACAGAGTGGGTTTCAGGAAGGGCCAGAAGGTAGAGGGAACTTTGCGTTCAGAGAAGATGGTCAGAATCGCAGCAATTTTGCTGACAGACCAGGAGATACAGAACGCAGTGAGCTGGGGGCAGTGGATGGGAGTGCGCTGTAAGCGACATAAAGGGTAGAAGAGGGTCAGTTTGGATGGCCTTGTTGGGCAAGTTCCAGTGACAGCCCAGGGCAACATGTAGTGGTGAGGCTGGTGGGCCTCAGGCTGGGCGGTGGGGCATGCCAGTTGTCTGGGGCCTGGCACATTTTGGCTTCCCTTCAGCCCCACTGTGGGTCGCGTCCAGCCTAGGGCATCGTATATGCTGCGGAAAGCTCTGTGGCAGGGCAGGGAGAGCGCTGCAGCCCGCGCCTAGAGGGTTCCCTGAGGCTGCCTCGTGCTGTGCCGGGCGAGTGCGTGGAGACGGCGAGGAGGCCCAGTACCTGCAGTAGTGCCGCAGGGACTTGTGTGCTGAGAGGGCTCAGATCCCAGAGTGGCCTGGGACCAGCTCCGATGCCAGGGTGTTGGGCCAAGGAGCTTGCCAGAAAGCTGGGGTCCAGTGTTGCCACCCACCTCTGGAAAGTTTCCAGCCCCCATCCTTGGGCTGCAAGAGGAGGCAGACAGAGACCAGGCTGGGAGTCTGTGTCCCCAGGGCACCTTGCCATCCAGCTCTCACTAACAGAATCCTCTCCTTGCCAGGGAAGGCTGGCAGTCATGGAACACACTGGCGCTACCAGGGCCAGGCGAGTGATTCTACTTCACTCCAAAGCCTCCGAGGTGGATGATGTGCTCACTTTAGGGGTGAGTGTGTTGAGGTGCAGAAAAGACCACACAGctgttagtggcagagccagggttaTGTCAAAGCTCATGTCCTAGTTGGCCATCCTGGTGTGTGGTCTCCTGGCAGCTTCCACCCCTGCACAGTACTCTGCagggttggggaggagggagggaacccccagcccctgtgGCCTGCTCCCATGGGAGAGGTGCTAAAGAGGAGAGAAGGCAGCCCCAGGCCAGGGCTCTGAAAACATGACACTTTATTATATAAAACTATCCCCCCCAGCGCCCCTACCCCTGCTTCCACCACCAGGCTGCACTTTGGGCTGATGGGTCAGTGGCCGACTCCGAAAGAGCCTTTCCCAGAGGCCGATGCCTTCACCGGGGGATGCCCTGGGGCAGGCTGGGTCCCAAGACTCCCTGTGTGTCTGCAGGCCCAGTGTCGTAGCCCAGCTTCCTCATGTCCTTGGTCACCACATTGAAGAGGAGGGTGACAAAGCCCTGAGAGCGGACACGGGTCACTGGAGACAGAAGGATAGGgttggctgggctggggcagaCACACACCTAGGCTGCTTTGAGACTCTCAGCCTCAGccttctcttctgtaaagtggggatgacCGTCCCATGTCCCTCACTGGGAGGTAAAGGGCTCCAGTGGGAACAGACATGGTAACCCTCTGTGCTCTGACCAGGCCTTCATCTGTGACGTGCTCCAGGAAAATTCTTGGGCCGGCTCCTGCAGTAGTGGTTCCCAGGTGCCCCAGAGGTCCCCATCTGTTCCCTGGAGGCCCACCTTGTCCCTCCCCAGGCTCCAACCTGCTAGTGGGGTGGGGATGGCATTGGGGAGCATCAAGCTTTACCTTCCCGGCCTTCACCCTGAGCCACCACCTTGGGATCTGTGTACTCGGGCCGCCGTCCCATGAACCAGCTGGGAACACAGGAGAACATGGGTGAGCAGGGCCCTGCCTGGGTATTCCTGGCCTCAGACCCTGGATGTGGACTCTCCTTGTTTCAGAAACAAGCATCCCTTCTccaacccctcccccaggggcctGCCTGCCCCGTGCCCATCAGAAGGGCAAAGCCGGGCACCAGGGTAGTGTCATCCCTTGTCTGGGTCCGGTGGCCAGTGAAGGCATGGCGGGGTTTTGCAGGGCCTCAGGTGCTCCGCAGCCCACTCAGCTGGAGTGGCGAGCTCTCCTTCCCAGTCTCTCATGGGTTGGACTCTTGGGATGAAAAATAAGGGAGATTTGGGGTTGGGGTGGCGGTGCAGCCTGAACCCAGCTGGGAATCCCAGAAAGGTGACAGCAGATGAGGTGGGGGAATGGCAGGAGGGGGCAGTGACCCCCCCAGCCTCCCCAGGAAGGACAGCCCCACCCCAGAGTCCATGGGGTGGGCAGAGAGGCCAGATCTGGGCCCCCAGCGTTGCCTCTTAGTAGTGTGGGGTCCAGGACAAGTCACTTCTCATCTCTGAATCTCCACTTGTCAACTGTGCAATGAGGATAATGATGGTGCCTACCTCGGGGGGCTGTGGGGTGAGGGCAGTCTGTCAGCTGCCGTGAAAACACTGCCCTTCCTGGGTAGGTCTGGCCCTGGGCCATCTGACTCCACGGTCAGCCCTGCTGTGGGCAGTGTGGGGCCCAGTAGGGTCCTAGGGGAGCCCCAGGCCCGGGTGTGCAGGCCACGCCTCCGACACACCCACTCAAGCCTGAAACAACAAGGTGCACTGTTCCCGGCTGGGCGGGTCCCTGCAGTCATGGGCTTCATCCCCGGGGCACCAGGAAGAACTTGTCGTCTCTGCTGGGCAGGGACAGCTCCCATGAAAACACTCGACCCCCAGGACAGCCCGGCCCACAGCAGCTCCCAGTGCGGGGGCGGGGGGCACAGATAAGGGCTGCCGGTAACCCTGACAAGGCAATGCCCTGCCCCTGCCACCCAGCGTCTCCCCCCCTGACTGTGACAGGGGTcacggggaggggaggggctccCACTGGAGAAGACAGTAAGGGAGCACTGCGTGCTGACTCCTGGCCCGAGGAAGGGGACCCAGGGCTCCAGCCAGGAGCTGTGCATTCCAGATGGGGACTGGATGGGCGTGTCCACCCTCTGtgtgcctcaatttctccatctgtgtGC includes:
- the B9D1 gene encoding B9 domain-containing protein 1 isoform X1, whose translation is MAAANPSVFLLMVNGQVESAQFPEYDDLYCKYCFVYGQDWAPTAGLEEGISQITSKSQDVRQLLVWNFPIDVTFKSTNPYGCTKGPSLCLSQNRRLNYRSLRAGSWDGGPSTQIPRWWLRVKAGKLFCDIAVLVDDPTTWPLPQPPHLQYLDLYSSQPPKPIEHARCYCDCTTSKIWIQASLSHTTASPPRGPFPRSPFQQSFLPLGTSEPLASPLLAARQPLSPCFFPSSLEVMVSLNMHFSEPLLFPTSLCRPRPGIVSYRLLCIFLGTRAC